The Gemmata palustris genome includes a region encoding these proteins:
- a CDS encoding DUF1501 domain-containing protein: protein MPTFCNTLAPAVSRRDMLKLSANSFGLLALADMLHAREAKSASALAPRPTHFAPKAKRVIFLFMHGGPSQVDTFDPKPMLKKHHGKPYPGQKPRVQFAATGNLLQSPWEFRPGGDSGIQVSDLFPEVRKRADDLCVIRSVHADNSAHGGALLQLHTGSDTFVRPSIGSWVTYGLGSENQNLPGFITLCPTLGHGGLQNWSSAFLPAAYQGTPIGHSGIPAKQATVKDIVPAAAPELQRMQLELLKEINTSHFSKSGPDAALEARIGSFELAFRMQAEAPTVTDLSKETVKTRESYGIGDGKPTDNFGRQCLTARRLAEAGVRFIQCTHSYKWDQHDNLKKDHTKNALEVDKPIAALLADLKQRDLLKDTLVWWGGEFGRTPAAQGGDGRDHNPHAFSMWLAGGGVTGGMVHGATDDFGYYAMDKKVHMHDLHATILHLLGLDHEKLTFKHAGRDFRLTDVKGNVVKELFE from the coding sequence ATGCCGACGTTCTGTAACACGCTCGCACCCGCCGTTTCCCGGCGCGACATGCTGAAGCTGTCGGCGAACAGCTTCGGGCTGCTTGCGCTGGCCGACATGCTCCACGCGCGCGAAGCGAAATCCGCCTCCGCCCTCGCGCCGCGACCCACGCACTTCGCGCCAAAAGCGAAGCGCGTGATCTTCCTGTTCATGCACGGCGGACCGTCGCAGGTCGATACGTTCGACCCCAAGCCAATGCTGAAGAAGCACCACGGCAAACCCTACCCGGGACAGAAGCCGCGCGTGCAGTTCGCCGCGACCGGGAACCTCCTTCAGTCGCCTTGGGAGTTCCGGCCCGGGGGCGATAGCGGCATCCAGGTGAGCGACCTGTTCCCCGAGGTCCGCAAGCGCGCGGACGACCTCTGCGTGATCCGCTCGGTCCACGCGGACAACTCCGCGCACGGCGGCGCGCTCCTTCAACTGCACACCGGGAGCGACACGTTCGTCCGGCCCAGCATCGGGAGCTGGGTCACTTACGGCCTCGGTAGCGAAAATCAGAACCTGCCCGGGTTCATCACGCTCTGCCCCACGCTGGGGCACGGCGGGTTACAGAACTGGTCGAGCGCGTTCCTGCCGGCCGCGTACCAGGGCACACCGATCGGGCACTCGGGCATTCCGGCCAAACAAGCCACGGTGAAGGACATCGTGCCCGCGGCCGCCCCCGAACTCCAGCGAATGCAGCTCGAACTCTTAAAAGAAATCAACACCAGTCACTTCTCGAAGAGCGGACCCGACGCGGCCCTCGAAGCCCGCATCGGGTCGTTCGAGCTGGCATTCCGAATGCAGGCAGAAGCCCCGACGGTCACGGACCTGTCGAAAGAAACCGTGAAGACGCGCGAGAGCTACGGTATCGGAGACGGCAAACCGACGGACAACTTCGGGCGCCAGTGTCTTACGGCCCGGAGGCTGGCCGAAGCCGGCGTGCGGTTCATTCAATGCACCCACAGTTACAAGTGGGACCAACACGACAACTTGAAGAAGGACCACACGAAGAACGCGCTGGAAGTGGACAAGCCCATCGCGGCGCTCTTGGCCGACCTGAAGCAGCGCGACCTGCTGAAAGACACACTCGTGTGGTGGGGCGGCGAGTTCGGGCGCACGCCCGCGGCGCAGGGCGGCGACGGGCGCGACCACAACCCGCACGCCTTCAGCATGTGGCTCGCCGGAGGGGGAGTAACTGGGGGCATGGTCCACGGCGCGACCGACGACTTCGGTTACTACGCGATGGACAAGAAGGTCCACATGCACGACCTGCACGCCACGATCCTGCACCTGCTCGGGCTCGACCACGAAAAGCTGACGTTCAAGCACGCCGGGCGCGACTTCCGCCTCACCGACGTGAAGGGAAACGTGGTGAAGGAACTGTTCGAGTAA